From a region of the Candidatus Acidiferrales bacterium genome:
- a CDS encoding S9 family peptidase — protein sequence MGSARRLAWVVSICLSCCAAVRGQTQKHAIQFDDMIAMHRVSDPQISPDGKWVAYVVSTPDVEANHSVSDLWIVPATGGAERELTRGGSDSRPRWSPDSKQIAFLSSRDGTAEVYTISLYGGEASRLTFLSTDVDNEVWSPDGNWVAFTSRVYPGCADDACNKERDEAAEKSKVKAHIAEQLLYRHWTDWADGKRSHLFAMAVKQGAPRDLTPGANYDIPPFNLGAPEAIAFSPDSREICFTADTQKDEALSTNGDLFTVPISGETSPKRITTNLGDDWGPQYSPDGKWIAYRAQMTPGYESDRWQLMLYSRATGEHTDITTNFDRNVESYLWSADSQTIYFQAENHAEMPIYSLAAAPGNMPKTIVRDGFNGEFSLSADGKRMVFSRSSIAYPAELFSANADGSDIRQITHQNESIVARLELPAAEPFWFKAANGTNVEGLMVKPPHFDAAQKYPMLLLVHGGPQGAWDDEWGYRWNPEVMATPGYVVVMINPRGSTGYGQKFTDEIQNDWGGKPYVDLMDGVDYALAHYPFIDGSKLAEAGGSYGGYMTDWIATHTGRFRCLISHAGPYDLVSMYGATEELWFVEHDLNGTPWTNPASYEKWSPSTYAAELGKLRTPMLVIDGELDFRVPYTQDLELFTALQRQGVPSKLIIFPDEGHWVLKPQNSKLWYQQFLNWLAAYLK from the coding sequence ATGGGTTCGGCGAGACGCCTGGCGTGGGTCGTGAGCATTTGTCTTTCTTGCTGCGCCGCGGTGCGCGGGCAGACGCAGAAGCACGCGATCCAGTTTGACGACATGATCGCGATGCATCGCGTGAGCGATCCGCAGATATCTCCCGACGGGAAATGGGTGGCATACGTGGTTTCGACGCCAGATGTGGAGGCGAACCATTCAGTGAGCGACCTTTGGATTGTCCCGGCAACAGGCGGGGCGGAGCGCGAATTGACGCGCGGCGGGAGCGATTCACGTCCGAGATGGTCGCCGGACAGCAAACAAATTGCGTTTCTCTCTTCGCGCGACGGAACGGCGGAGGTGTATACGATTTCGCTTTATGGCGGAGAGGCGTCGCGACTGACGTTTCTTTCGACGGATGTTGATAACGAAGTGTGGTCGCCGGATGGAAATTGGGTGGCGTTCACGTCGCGCGTTTATCCGGGCTGCGCCGACGATGCGTGCAACAAAGAGCGAGATGAAGCGGCGGAAAAGAGCAAAGTGAAGGCGCATATCGCCGAGCAACTGCTCTATCGGCACTGGACGGACTGGGCGGACGGAAAGCGCAGCCATTTATTTGCTATGGCCGTGAAGCAGGGAGCGCCACGCGACCTGACTCCGGGAGCGAATTACGACATTCCGCCATTCAATCTGGGCGCGCCGGAAGCGATTGCCTTTTCGCCGGACAGCCGGGAGATTTGCTTTACCGCGGACACGCAAAAAGACGAGGCGCTCAGCACAAATGGCGATCTTTTCACGGTACCTATTTCGGGCGAAACGTCGCCAAAGCGCATCACGACAAATTTGGGAGACGATTGGGGCCCGCAATACTCGCCAGATGGGAAATGGATCGCCTACCGCGCGCAGATGACTCCGGGATATGAGAGCGACCGGTGGCAATTGATGCTTTACAGCCGCGCGACGGGAGAACACACGGACATCACCACGAATTTTGACCGCAATGTGGAATCGTACCTGTGGTCAGCGGACAGCCAGACGATTTATTTTCAGGCGGAAAATCACGCGGAAATGCCGATCTATAGCCTCGCCGCCGCGCCGGGAAATATGCCGAAGACCATTGTGCGGGACGGTTTCAACGGCGAATTTTCATTGAGCGCAGATGGAAAGCGGATGGTGTTTTCGCGTTCGAGCATCGCGTACCCGGCGGAATTGTTTTCGGCGAACGCAGACGGAAGCGATATCCGGCAAATCACGCACCAGAACGAATCCATAGTCGCGAGACTGGAATTGCCCGCAGCAGAGCCGTTCTGGTTCAAGGCCGCGAATGGAACAAATGTCGAAGGGCTGATGGTGAAGCCGCCGCATTTCGATGCCGCGCAAAAATACCCGATGCTATTGCTCGTCCACGGCGGGCCGCAGGGCGCATGGGACGACGAGTGGGGCTATCGGTGGAATCCCGAAGTTATGGCCACGCCGGGGTACGTGGTGGTGATGATCAATCCGCGCGGCTCGACGGGCTACGGTCAAAAATTCACAGACGAAATTCAAAACGATTGGGGCGGAAAGCCGTACGTGGATTTGATGGATGGCGTCGATTACGCGCTGGCGCATTATCCATTCATTGATGGCTCGAAACTTGCCGAGGCAGGCGGGTCCTACGGCGGCTACATGACGGATTGGATCGCGACGCACACGGGCCGGTTCCGTTGCCTGATTAGCCATGCGGGACCGTATGATCTGGTGAGCATGTATGGCGCGACGGAAGAGTTGTGGTTCGTCGAGCATGATTTGAACGGGACGCCCTGGACGAATCCGGCGAGTTACGAAAAGTGGTCGCCATCGACTTACGCGGCGGAACTCGGAAAATTGCGCACGCCGATGCTCGTGATCGACGGCGAGCTGGATTTTCGCGTGCCCTATACGCAGGATCTGGAGCTTTTCACGGCTCTGCAACGGCAGGGCGTGCCCTCAAAGCTGATTATTTTCCCGGACGAAGGGCATTGGGTGCTGAAGCCACAGAACAGCAAGCTGTGGTATCAGCAATTTCTGAACTGGCTGGCGGCTTATTTGAAATAA
- a CDS encoding cytochrome P450 → MATATLPPGPRGVFLPGPLYRFTHNPLQFIIRTARAYGDAARFRFIKFPVYFFNRPDLIEEVLITQGAKFIKSADLREGGSVLGNGLLTSEGEFWRRQRRLARPAFHRERIMAYAPVIIEYAEEMLRTWKNDETREIRAEMMRLTLKIAAKTLFGADLRPETVEIIGESLAAAIRQYDARVKTGFLLKAKWSTPGNVRARKAVQRLDAVLYEIINHRRQTPKETDDLLSMLLEARDENGEGMNEKQLRDEVMTLLLAGHETTASALTWTFYLLAQNPQAEAELIDELRSVLRERMPAYEDLPQLRFTENVVRESLRLYPPAWAMGRQCVEDCVIGGYDVPRSTTIYMSQWVVHHDARYFEQPEEFRPSRWSDEFQRKLPKFAYFPFGGGPRVCIGASFAMMEATLLLAAILSRFRLALAPGQRVKLWPSITLRPKPGIQFLLTRR, encoded by the coding sequence ATGGCGACTGCGACGCTGCCCCCGGGACCTAGAGGAGTTTTTCTTCCCGGGCCGCTTTACCGCTTCACACACAATCCTCTCCAATTCATCATTCGCACAGCGCGCGCGTACGGCGATGCCGCGCGATTCCGGTTCATCAAATTCCCGGTCTACTTTTTTAACCGCCCGGACTTGATCGAAGAAGTGCTCATCACGCAAGGCGCGAAATTTATCAAGAGCGCGGACCTGCGCGAGGGCGGGAGCGTGCTCGGGAACGGGCTGCTGACCAGCGAAGGCGAATTCTGGCGGCGGCAACGGCGACTGGCGCGGCCGGCGTTCCATCGCGAGCGCATCATGGCATACGCACCCGTAATCATCGAATACGCGGAAGAAATGCTGAGGACATGGAAGAACGATGAGACGCGCGAAATTCGCGCGGAGATGATGCGGCTGACGCTGAAAATCGCGGCGAAGACGCTCTTTGGAGCAGATCTGCGCCCGGAAACCGTGGAGATCATTGGAGAATCACTCGCGGCGGCGATCCGGCAATACGATGCGCGAGTTAAAACGGGATTTCTGCTGAAAGCGAAATGGTCGACGCCGGGAAATGTGCGCGCGCGAAAGGCGGTACAGAGGCTCGACGCCGTTTTGTACGAGATCATCAATCATCGCCGCCAAACACCAAAAGAAACCGACGATCTGCTTTCGATGTTGCTGGAAGCGCGCGACGAAAACGGCGAAGGAATGAATGAGAAACAGCTTCGCGACGAAGTGATGACGCTGCTGCTCGCCGGACATGAAACCACGGCCAGCGCCCTGACATGGACATTCTATTTATTGGCGCAGAATCCACAGGCCGAGGCGGAACTCATCGATGAATTGCGGAGCGTTTTGCGGGAGCGCATGCCGGCCTATGAGGATTTGCCGCAATTAAGATTCACCGAGAACGTCGTGCGCGAGTCGCTGCGGCTTTACCCGCCGGCGTGGGCGATGGGACGCCAATGCGTCGAAGACTGCGTGATTGGCGGCTACGACGTTCCGCGAAGTACGACGATTTACATGAGCCAGTGGGTGGTGCATCACGACGCGCGCTACTTCGAGCAACCTGAGGAATTCCGGCCGAGCCGCTGGAGCGACGAATTTCAAAGGAAGCTGCCAAAGTTCGCGTACTTCCCTTTCGGCGGCGGGCCGAGGGTTTGCATCGGAGCTTCGTTTGCGATGATGGAAGCGACGCTGCTGCTTGCAGCGATTCTGTCGCGATTTCGTCTGGCGCTCGCGCCGGGACAGCGGGTGAAGCTATGGCCTTCGATTACGCTTCGGCCAAAGCCAGGAATTCAATTTTTGCTGACCCGGCGCTGA
- a CDS encoding glycosyltransferase family 2 protein produces the protein MSVDNTGARFSVVIVNYNGGALLTDCVQSVVRENVPAAQIIVVDNGSRDDSVLQLERGVPGVKIIHNSCNAGFARAVNQGLAQSSADFVLLLNNDAQLQPGALHAFAEAFDRIPKLAIAGGQLRHSDGRLQNAIAPFPTLAAEIIPRALLQWMFPRRFRGKSDASAPIAVESVIGACLCVRRSALEKLGPMGEDYFFFMEETDWCRRAHRLGLEVYYIPAAQAIHVQGHTANRFRSDARIEFQRSKLIYFKNNRARSVYWFISVLLPAKAFINALANSLACILTLFTVKNLRAKSRGYWRIAAWHALARPASWGLPDKCPPQEK, from the coding sequence GTGAGCGTTGACAATACTGGCGCGCGCTTTTCCGTTGTCATCGTCAACTACAACGGCGGCGCCTTGCTCACTGATTGCGTTCAATCTGTTGTGCGCGAAAATGTCCCTGCCGCGCAAATCATCGTTGTTGACAATGGCAGTCGCGACGATTCCGTATTGCAGCTCGAGCGCGGCGTCCCTGGCGTCAAAATCATCCACAACTCCTGCAACGCTGGCTTCGCTCGCGCCGTGAATCAAGGTCTCGCGCAATCCTCCGCGGATTTCGTTTTGCTGCTTAACAACGACGCCCAACTGCAGCCCGGCGCCCTGCACGCGTTCGCCGAGGCATTCGATCGAATTCCGAAGCTGGCCATCGCGGGAGGTCAGTTGCGGCATTCCGATGGTCGCTTGCAAAATGCTATCGCTCCGTTTCCTACTCTTGCGGCCGAAATCATTCCGCGCGCGCTGCTGCAGTGGATGTTTCCTCGCCGTTTTCGAGGTAAATCCGATGCCAGCGCTCCCATCGCCGTCGAGAGCGTCATCGGCGCTTGTCTCTGCGTACGCCGCAGTGCATTAGAGAAACTGGGGCCGATGGGCGAGGATTATTTTTTCTTCATGGAAGAAACAGATTGGTGTCGGCGCGCTCATCGCCTGGGACTCGAGGTTTATTATATTCCCGCCGCGCAGGCGATTCATGTACAAGGCCACACCGCGAATCGTTTTCGCAGCGATGCGCGGATCGAATTCCAGCGCTCGAAACTGATCTATTTCAAAAACAATCGCGCTCGCTCGGTGTATTGGTTCATATCCGTGCTTCTGCCGGCAAAGGCTTTTATCAATGCACTTGCCAATTCTCTGGCCTGTATCCTCACGCTCTTCACGGTCAAAAATCTCCGCGCCAAGTCGCGCGGCTACTGGCGCATCGCCGCGTGGCACGCGCTCGCCCGTCCCGCAAGCTGGGGCCTGCCTGACAAATGTCCGCCGCAAGAAAAATGA
- a CDS encoding S9 family peptidase gives MRRFPEFGYLSLVVAVIFAALPTRAQAPVANRITAMDIFNLQYASDPQISPDGTKIIYVRRFADIMTDRRDSNLWIVNADGSENRPLTTGSYSDSSPQWSPDGTRIAYISDREGSPQIYVRWMDTGQTAKITSMQFAPGEITWSPDGKEIAFDSLVPVPGPNIGTLPTPPPGANWAEPPHVYDRLRYRFNGMGYLPSGFQQLFVVAATGGAPRQITTGDFPHGNGLTWTPDGKCLLVSGHLSPDFEYYIYQTEVYQFSVVDGTMTQLTHRKGPNNSPAISPDGELIAYTGFDDRYQGYQVTHLYVMNRDGSNPHEMLASLDRDIEQPHWAEDGSGVYFLYDDKGNSKLGFVSMDGTMKTLAEHLASGGSTYTEGESFSVSHGGTFAVTYGTGSDPGDIAVASLSNPKEKVITALNGELLAQKKPGEVEEFWFDSSFDKRKIEGWIIKPPDFDPAKKYPLLLEIHGGPFANYGDRFDIEKQIFASAGYVVVYINPRGSTSYGEEFGNLIHHAYPGNDFYDLNSGVDAVIAKGYVDTNNLFVTGGSGGGVLTCWMIDRTKRFRAAASLYPVINWYSWVLTADIPILGGEYWFPGPPWEYSDQYMKRSVISEVGNVETPTMLMTGEADYRTPISEAEQYYTALKLRKIEAVLVRVPGEPHGVSVRPSHQIAKTTYILDWFDKHRAKQ, from the coding sequence ATGCGACGTTTTCCTGAATTTGGATACCTGAGCCTTGTTGTTGCGGTGATTTTCGCGGCTCTGCCGACGCGGGCGCAGGCGCCGGTGGCAAATCGAATCACGGCAATGGATATTTTCAATCTGCAGTACGCAAGCGATCCACAGATTTCGCCGGATGGGACGAAAATCATTTATGTGCGCCGATTTGCGGACATCATGACGGACCGGCGCGACTCAAATCTCTGGATTGTGAACGCGGACGGCTCGGAGAATCGTCCGCTGACGACGGGAAGCTATTCCGATAGCTCGCCGCAGTGGTCGCCCGACGGAACGCGCATCGCGTATATCTCCGACCGCGAAGGATCGCCACAGATTTATGTGCGCTGGATGGACACAGGACAGACCGCGAAGATCACGAGCATGCAGTTTGCACCGGGAGAAATCACGTGGTCGCCGGATGGGAAGGAAATTGCGTTCGATTCTCTGGTGCCTGTGCCCGGACCGAACATTGGAACGCTGCCGACGCCTCCGCCGGGAGCAAATTGGGCCGAGCCGCCGCACGTATATGACCGGCTGAGATACCGGTTTAACGGGATGGGCTATTTGCCGTCAGGATTCCAACAATTGTTCGTGGTGGCGGCAACGGGCGGAGCGCCGCGGCAAATTACGACAGGGGATTTCCCGCATGGGAACGGACTGACTTGGACGCCGGACGGAAAATGCCTGTTGGTGTCAGGTCATCTCTCGCCAGATTTCGAATACTACATTTATCAAACCGAGGTATACCAATTCTCCGTTGTGGACGGAACGATGACGCAATTGACGCATCGCAAAGGGCCAAACAATTCGCCGGCCATTTCGCCCGACGGGGAACTCATCGCGTATACGGGATTCGATGATCGCTACCAGGGATACCAGGTGACACATCTCTACGTGATGAACCGCGACGGGAGCAATCCGCATGAAATGCTGGCGAGCCTGGACCGCGACATCGAACAGCCGCACTGGGCCGAAGACGGCAGCGGAGTCTATTTCCTTTACGACGACAAGGGCAACTCAAAGCTGGGATTCGTGAGCATGGACGGCACGATGAAGACGCTTGCGGAACACCTGGCGAGCGGCGGCTCGACGTACACGGAGGGAGAGTCGTTCAGCGTGTCGCACGGCGGCACGTTCGCGGTGACCTATGGAACGGGGAGCGATCCCGGGGACATCGCCGTGGCGAGCCTTTCGAATCCGAAAGAGAAAGTGATTACGGCGCTGAATGGCGAACTGCTGGCGCAGAAAAAACCGGGAGAAGTCGAGGAGTTCTGGTTTGATTCTTCTTTTGACAAGCGCAAGATCGAAGGATGGATCATCAAGCCGCCGGACTTCGATCCCGCGAAAAAATATCCGTTGCTTCTGGAGATTCATGGCGGGCCGTTCGCGAATTATGGGGACCGGTTTGACATCGAGAAGCAGATTTTCGCATCCGCGGGATACGTGGTGGTGTACATCAACCCGCGCGGAAGCACGAGCTACGGCGAAGAATTCGGGAACTTGATCCACCATGCGTATCCGGGAAATGATTTCTACGATTTGAATTCCGGCGTGGACGCGGTGATTGCGAAAGGATATGTGGACACGAACAATTTGTTTGTGACGGGCGGGAGCGGAGGAGGCGTGCTGACGTGCTGGATGATCGACCGCACGAAGCGTTTCCGCGCAGCAGCGTCGCTATATCCGGTCATCAACTGGTATAGCTGGGTGCTGACGGCGGACATTCCGATCCTGGGCGGCGAATACTGGTTTCCGGGCCCACCGTGGGAATACTCGGACCAGTACATGAAACGATCGGTGATCTCGGAGGTAGGAAACGTGGAGACGCCGACGATGCTGATGACTGGCGAAGCGGACTATCGGACGCCGATCTCCGAAGCGGAGCAGTATTACACGGCGCTCAAATTGAGAAAGATTGAGGCAGTGCTAGTGCGCGTGCCGGGAGAGCCGCACGGGGTAAGCGTCCGGCCGAGCCACCAGATCGCGAAGACGACGTACATTCTGGATTGGTTCGACAAGCATCGGGCGAAGCAGTAA
- a CDS encoding trypsin-like peptidase domain-containing protein has protein sequence MKLRRAAILIGVLFILTAHFAFLPRILRADTLTITSTPSGATVEMNGVSVGKTPYTVNMPGAYFHKPHTSFGARLEHPVVVRISLDGYTSAQLTITEGPYAWHSLLGRAAGDYFLLKTNHFDVTLESTAKIFTGAPDIRAASTAAAAAPTSTPLTVEAVASQANPAIVRIEGDLKRGTGFFVTDTGLIATNKHVVGEQSELYVVTHSKVRLPARVVYTDPDVDLAIVKVDGNNFPHLPLAAIDSVQRGETVIAIGDPGGGFADTLTRGVVSGIGVDRGLGDGTWIQTDATINPGNSGGPLLDTYGRVVGITALSRIRNNAGEDVTGLNFALSAENLIRVLRRFYPETEEAKRPADAGGYGSVSVSSDPAGADIYLDGKFVGNTPSMLHLPAGAHKIQIQAAKTKTWERDLDVLKDSEITVHAMLETQKN, from the coding sequence ATGAAGCTGCGGCGGGCCGCAATTCTTATCGGCGTTCTTTTCATTCTTACTGCGCACTTTGCTTTTTTGCCGAGAATTCTTCGCGCGGATACGCTCACGATCACCAGCACGCCGTCGGGCGCGACGGTGGAAATGAATGGCGTGAGTGTGGGCAAGACTCCTTACACCGTAAACATGCCGGGAGCTTATTTTCACAAACCGCACACGTCGTTCGGGGCACGGCTCGAACATCCGGTTGTGGTGAGGATTTCGCTCGATGGTTACACGAGTGCGCAACTGACCATCACGGAAGGACCCTATGCCTGGCACTCATTGCTGGGGAGGGCGGCGGGGGATTACTTTTTGTTGAAGACGAACCATTTCGACGTGACGCTGGAATCGACGGCAAAGATTTTCACAGGCGCTCCGGACATTCGCGCGGCAAGCACGGCTGCGGCCGCGGCGCCAACATCAACGCCACTCACAGTTGAAGCCGTCGCGAGCCAGGCGAATCCGGCGATTGTGCGCATAGAAGGAGACTTAAAGCGCGGAACAGGGTTTTTCGTGACGGATACGGGACTGATCGCCACGAACAAGCACGTCGTCGGTGAGCAATCGGAGCTATACGTTGTGACACACAGCAAGGTTCGTTTGCCAGCCAGGGTTGTTTACACAGATCCCGACGTTGATCTGGCCATCGTTAAAGTGGATGGGAACAATTTTCCGCATCTGCCGCTTGCGGCCATCGATTCTGTGCAGCGGGGAGAGACGGTCATCGCCATCGGCGACCCGGGCGGCGGATTTGCGGATACGCTGACGCGCGGAGTCGTCAGCGGAATCGGCGTGGACCGCGGCCTGGGCGATGGAACGTGGATTCAAACCGACGCGACGATTAATCCTGGAAATAGCGGCGGGCCACTACTGGACACGTATGGGAGAGTGGTGGGAATCACGGCGCTATCGCGGATCCGCAACAATGCTGGCGAAGACGTCACAGGACTGAACTTCGCGCTGAGCGCGGAGAATTTGATTCGAGTCTTGAGGCGGTTTTATCCCGAGACGGAAGAAGCGAAGCGGCCGGCGGACGCGGGAGGATACGGTTCCGTGAGCGTGTCGTCAGACCCAGCGGGGGCGGATATTTATCTGGACGGAAAATTTGTCGGGAACACGCCCTCGATGTTGCATCTCCCGGCAGGCGCGCACAAAATTCAGATCCAAGCGGCGAAAACAAAAACGTGGGAGCGCGATTTGGATGTGCTGAAGGACAGCGAAATCACGGTGCATGCAATGTTGGAAACACAGAAGAACTAG